A single Bacillus sp. HMF5848 DNA region contains:
- a CDS encoding type II CAAX prenyl endopeptidase Rce1 family protein, whose product MVKRLDLKLLFFCVILFCSSTYYLFYTSYSLQYYLLLPFVAWIIIQLIEPKEFLHEVKLTKLGRTGLKIWGKIIGLAITMNVINYTILWSFTSANLNVSLLTVQSVTLSFFELLLVGVVFLFTSIIWQEIVWRGWIYERLRGKSFVLAVISSSFGQTIFLAPFIYFTYELQHYGNVFILYVLFILFQVLLNIYLITLREESQSIWPSSIFQAIYYISWDIGSDFTIDANVSSEYVGGLYGITGILCLGFYIVLSSTIQKVIINKQQNASI is encoded by the coding sequence TTGTGTAATACTATTTTGTTCAAGTACGTACTATCTTTTCTATACATCATACTCGTTGCAATATTACTTACTTCTACCTTTTGTAGCTTGGATAATAATCCAATTAATAGAACCGAAAGAGTTTTTACACGAAGTAAAGTTAACAAAGTTAGGTAGAACTGGCTTGAAGATATGGGGCAAGATAATAGGGTTAGCCATTACAATGAATGTCATTAACTACACTATTCTATGGTCTTTTACGTCTGCAAACCTTAACGTTTCACTTTTAACAGTGCAATCTGTAACACTTTCATTTTTTGAATTATTGTTAGTAGGAGTTGTTTTTTTATTTACAAGTATCATTTGGCAGGAGATTGTGTGGCGAGGCTGGATTTATGAAAGGTTAAGAGGAAAGAGCTTTGTATTAGCAGTTATATCATCAAGCTTTGGACAAACAATTTTCTTAGCACCATTCATATATTTTACATATGAATTGCAGCATTACGGAAATGTATTTATATTGTATGTTCTTTTTATTCTGTTTCAAGTATTGCTTAATATTTATCTTATTACTCTTCGTGAAGAATCTCAAAGTATTTGGCCTTCATCAATATTTCAAGCAATATATTATATTAGTTGGGATATTGGAAGTGACTTTACTATTGATGCGAACGTGTCATCAGAATATGTTGGAGGATTGTATGGTATAACAGGGATATTGTGTTTAGGATTTTATATTGTTTTATCAAGCACAATACAGAAAGTAATTATTAACAAGCAGCAGAATGCATCAATATAA
- a CDS encoding ABC transporter permease subunit yields the protein MSLFLKIIHLFMMYVAIFTVLALIILIPRQISVVYEKGEEVHYEFTMQHYANNISEFITSIWQEHSLGKTRYENSVESELLIYFPRSLLIIIPSFILSIILGIAIGLRQFQTKHRRSYPVRKGVFWLLSSVPDFFLIICLIWIVILFVPNFDIFGHEHSYAFVVPIILVTLYPMLYVAKITEVALEDEGEQLYVRFARAMGFTEAYVLIRHVLRNVYPSILNHFPTIMMYVLSNLLVVEWLLDYRGLTYRLFRAVDYTDKISGMTSPNYEGALIIGISICFLSVVLVSQVLSQLGKRLLDPR from the coding sequence ATGTCATTATTTTTAAAGATAATACATTTGTTTATGATGTATGTAGCTATATTTACCGTATTAGCTTTAATTATCTTAATTCCAAGACAAATCAGTGTAGTATACGAAAAGGGCGAGGAAGTACACTATGAATTTACAATGCAGCACTATGCTAATAACATTTCAGAGTTTATTACATCAATATGGCAAGAACATAGTCTTGGAAAAACCAGATACGAAAATTCCGTAGAGTCAGAGTTATTAATATACTTTCCAAGAAGCTTATTAATTATTATTCCATCCTTCATATTAAGTATTATTTTAGGGATTGCTATTGGATTGAGACAGTTTCAAACAAAGCACAGACGCTCTTATCCTGTAAGGAAGGGAGTATTTTGGTTGCTTTCGTCAGTGCCGGACTTCTTCTTGATTATTTGTTTGATTTGGATTGTAATCTTATTTGTTCCGAATTTTGATATATTCGGTCATGAGCACAGCTATGCTTTCGTAGTTCCTATTATTTTAGTTACCTTGTATCCTATGCTTTATGTTGCCAAGATTACGGAGGTTGCTCTAGAAGATGAGGGAGAGCAATTGTACGTGAGGTTTGCTAGAGCTATGGGATTCACAGAAGCATATGTATTAATCCGTCATGTATTACGAAATGTATATCCCTCTATTCTTAATCATTTTCCTACGATTATGATGTATGTGTTGTCAAATTTATTAGTAGTAGAGTGGTTATTAGACTATAGAGGTTTAACATATAGATTATTTAGAGCTGTCGATTACACAGATAAGATATCTGGCATGACGTCGCCAAATTATGAAGGTGCATTAATAATCGGGATTTCGATTTGTTTTCTATCTGTCGTACTTGTAAGTCAGGTACTGAGTCAGTTAGGAAAAAGATTGCTTGATCCTAGATAG
- a CDS encoding ABC transporter permease — MKRNFALWIGFSMFSILVLTAIIGPFIPDVVAGVEEQRIQYYGDGKFGRAPFAPSLEFPLGSDEEGRDILSLIIMGTRDTLFIVFTITLVRYALGLPLAFLALHKHGFFHRVIEVLHGFFSTIPTIFSAVILINLPFLIFSEIRTVWVILLIAFIDMASVAYVFRETAHDISKREYITAGIMIGNTRRQMIKNQYIPVLIPEIIVQFFIDVSRVTLLVGQLGIFHIFVMQTWVQTGFTGGYLENTSYNWATLIAGTRNIVLSYPWIPFFPALAIVFAIFTFQILSDGLRQYFQRKVSE; from the coding sequence ATGAAACGGAATTTTGCTTTATGGATTGGATTCTCAATGTTTTCTATATTAGTACTTACAGCAATAATTGGACCGTTCATTCCAGACGTTGTAGCGGGTGTAGAAGAACAACGTATTCAGTATTATGGTGATGGAAAATTTGGACGAGCACCATTTGCCCCTTCACTTGAATTCCCACTAGGGAGTGACGAAGAAGGTCGCGATATTCTGAGTTTAATAATTATGGGAACAAGAGATACATTATTTATCGTGTTTACTATTACATTAGTTAGGTATGCTTTAGGGTTGCCATTGGCGTTTTTAGCATTACATAAACATGGTTTTTTTCACCGTGTCATTGAAGTGTTACATGGGTTCTTTTCGACGATTCCAACCATATTTTCGGCAGTTATTCTTATTAATTTACCGTTTTTAATATTTTCGGAGATTCGGACAGTTTGGGTCATTTTATTAATTGCATTTATTGATATGGCAAGTGTTGCTTATGTGTTTAGAGAAACGGCTCATGACATTTCTAAGCGGGAATATATTACTGCGGGAATTATGATTGGAAATACGCGACGTCAAATGATAAAAAATCAATATATTCCTGTATTAATTCCAGAAATTATTGTCCAATTTTTTATTGATGTTAGTCGTGTTACGTTACTTGTAGGTCAATTAGGTATTTTTCATATTTTTGTTATGCAAACATGGGTGCAAACAGGGTTTACGGGAGGATATCTTGAAAATACTAGCTACAATTGGGCTACACTCATTGCTGGCACTCGTAATATAGTACTGAGTTATCCATGGATTCCATTTTTTCCAGCACTAGCTATTGTATTTGCAATTTTTACATTCCAAATTTTAAGTGATGGCTTACGTCAGTATTTTCAAAGAAAAGTCAGTGAATGA
- a CDS encoding YeiH family protein, whose product MAERPLEQKSSESFIKGIALTFIIAIAANLLVKLPIISVVGPLVLAILIGMATKASLPVPTHLNTGITFASKKLLRLGIILLGFRLNLSDIAASGTSVIVLAVVNIVFTLLIVYAISTMLKVDRNVSLLTACGTAICGAAAIVAIAAQMKAKDEETVVSVATIAVLGTGFTIMYTLLFPFLGLSSSEFGLFAGATLHEVAHVVAAAAPGGAEAVDMAVLAKLTRVLLLVPVAIIVGLLFNKSDSTTSSEKQKLPIPWFIVGFLAVSVFHTFVPVSQQIVDLIMTASYTLLAMAMAGLGLNISMETLKKYGLRPLAAGLAGSVLLSIVGFMLVKLLV is encoded by the coding sequence TTGGCAGAACGCCCTCTAGAGCAGAAAAGCTCGGAATCATTCATAAAAGGTATAGCTCTAACATTCATTATTGCTATTGCTGCGAACTTACTTGTTAAATTACCAATCATTTCTGTAGTAGGTCCTTTAGTACTTGCTATTTTAATTGGAATGGCAACAAAAGCTTCGTTGCCAGTTCCTACTCACTTAAATACAGGAATTACGTTTGCATCTAAAAAATTATTAAGACTAGGTATCATTCTTCTTGGCTTCCGTTTGAATTTATCAGATATTGCTGCCAGTGGTACAAGTGTAATTGTACTTGCGGTTGTCAATATTGTTTTTACATTACTCATTGTATATGCCATTTCAACGATGTTAAAGGTTGACCGGAATGTTAGTCTCCTTACTGCCTGTGGAACTGCGATTTGCGGAGCGGCCGCTATTGTTGCCATTGCAGCACAAATGAAAGCTAAAGATGAGGAAACTGTTGTAAGTGTTGCGACGATTGCTGTACTTGGTACAGGTTTTACTATTATGTATACTTTATTGTTCCCATTCTTAGGGTTATCATCAAGCGAGTTTGGTTTATTTGCCGGAGCCACCCTTCACGAAGTAGCACATGTTGTCGCAGCAGCCGCACCTGGAGGAGCTGAAGCTGTTGACATGGCAGTGTTGGCAAAACTAACACGCGTGCTGTTATTAGTACCAGTTGCTATTATAGTTGGCTTACTTTTCAATAAATCAGATTCTACGACGTCTAGTGAAAAGCAAAAACTTCCTATACCTTGGTTCATTGTTGGATTCTTAGCTGTAAGTGTATTCCATACATTTGTGCCTGTTAGTCAACAAATCGTTGACTTAATTATGACAGCATCGTATACATTATTAGCGATGGCAATGGCAGGTTTAGGTTTAAACATTTCAATGGAGACATTAAAGAAGTATGGTTTACGCCCATTAGCAGCTGGATTAGCTGGATCTGTTTTATTATCGATTGTTGGATTTATGCTTGTAAAATTACTAGTTTAG
- a CDS encoding LysR family transcriptional regulator, whose amino-acid sequence MQYEALRTFVTVIEEKNFTKAAEKLYISQPSVSLHIKQLEKEFKTVLLHRSPKHIEVTPSGVLLYERAKQLLELYEKTKLELLDIDKKIQGTLKIAASYTVGEYVLPRLLADFQRQYNDVTFDVTIANTKQVVEQTKLYKADLALIEGKTDDKDLVMIPFMRDDMAVVVSLEHPLANLERICVEDLHDQNWVMREAGSGTREFLEHILVSYGLKANKMYTISSNQGVKEAVKNNLGITILSSFVVQADDNVKKILVEDISLLRKFSILYPAHTRHNKITQLFLDLLLERD is encoded by the coding sequence ATGCAATATGAGGCTTTGCGAACGTTTGTAACAGTAATTGAGGAGAAAAACTTCACAAAAGCTGCGGAAAAATTATATATTTCTCAACCAAGTGTTAGTTTGCACATTAAGCAGCTTGAGAAGGAATTCAAAACGGTGCTGCTCCATCGCTCACCTAAACATATAGAAGTCACTCCAAGCGGTGTTTTATTATATGAAAGAGCGAAGCAATTATTAGAGCTTTATGAAAAAACAAAGCTTGAGTTGCTAGATATAGATAAAAAAATACAAGGAACACTAAAAATTGCAGCTAGTTATACAGTAGGTGAATATGTACTGCCAAGGTTATTGGCAGATTTTCAAAGACAATATAATGATGTGACCTTTGATGTAACGATAGCTAACACAAAACAAGTGGTAGAGCAGACTAAGCTATATAAAGCAGATCTTGCCTTAATAGAGGGAAAAACAGACGATAAAGATTTAGTTATGATACCGTTTATGCGTGATGATATGGCAGTAGTTGTTTCATTAGAGCACCCGTTAGCTAATTTAGAAAGAATATGTGTGGAGGACCTACACGATCAAAACTGGGTAATGCGTGAAGCCGGGTCTGGAACAAGAGAATTTCTTGAGCATATTCTTGTGTCCTATGGACTTAAAGCGAACAAGATGTACACTATTAGCAGTAATCAAGGGGTGAAAGAAGCAGTTAAAAACAACCTTGGCATTACAATATTGTCTTCTTTTGTTGTACAGGCAGACGATAATGTTAAAAAAATTCTTGTTGAAGACATTTCATTATTGCGTAAATTTTCTATTCTTTACCCTGCTCATACTCGTCATAATAA